In Streptomyces sp. NBC_00483, a single window of DNA contains:
- a CDS encoding ROK family transcriptional regulator, with translation MAVVKHPTGNPTVLRQLRYGNVERVLQVLRRQGPSSRADVATATGLSRTTLSGIVGQLLADGVVTEEPAGPPSGRGRPVHRLTLNPRSAQAVGIEVGRERITVAIANAAHEVTAFAGTHHAQRSGAREQAGAALELLRDLAAREGIDLAGLGGVGIGTPGPGDTTDRRQAVADAVSEALDVPVLADNNTRLAALGEAIWGAARGAGDALHLTLSYGIGGGLVAGGLLFRGAQGAAGELGHISVDVEGPRCWCGGHGCLEQVAAVPALLRAAGRRSWERFTEAFAAGADTERAVVDRAALAVGRALAAASSTANPRRIVLGGEVAELGPVFLGRVEEAFRRYTATRVHRSVELVPAALGERSGALGALALVFHESPLLAGYATAEAVAPRVDTATHAS, from the coding sequence ATGGCAGTGGTCAAACACCCCACCGGGAACCCCACCGTGCTGCGCCAGTTGCGGTACGGGAACGTGGAGCGGGTCCTCCAGGTGCTGCGCAGGCAGGGCCCCAGCAGCAGGGCCGATGTGGCCACCGCCACGGGCCTTTCACGCACCACGCTCTCCGGCATCGTCGGGCAGCTGCTCGCCGACGGTGTCGTGACCGAGGAGCCCGCGGGCCCGCCCTCCGGCCGCGGCCGCCCGGTGCACCGGCTCACGCTCAATCCGCGCTCCGCCCAGGCGGTGGGCATCGAGGTGGGCCGCGAGCGCATCACGGTCGCGATCGCCAACGCGGCGCACGAGGTCACCGCCTTCGCCGGCACCCATCACGCGCAGCGCTCCGGAGCCCGTGAACAGGCGGGCGCCGCACTGGAGTTGCTGCGCGACCTCGCCGCCCGCGAAGGCATCGACCTCGCCGGACTCGGCGGTGTCGGCATCGGCACACCGGGCCCCGGAGACACCACGGACCGGCGGCAGGCCGTCGCCGACGCCGTCTCCGAAGCGCTCGATGTGCCGGTGCTCGCCGACAACAACACACGGCTCGCGGCGCTCGGCGAGGCCATCTGGGGCGCGGCCCGCGGCGCGGGCGACGCCCTGCACCTCACGCTCTCGTACGGCATCGGCGGCGGGCTCGTCGCCGGTGGCCTGCTGTTCCGTGGCGCGCAGGGCGCGGCGGGCGAACTCGGACACATCAGCGTCGACGTCGAAGGGCCGCGCTGCTGGTGCGGCGGGCACGGCTGCCTGGAGCAGGTCGCCGCCGTGCCCGCGCTGCTGCGGGCGGCCGGGCGGCGCAGCTGGGAACGCTTCACGGAGGCGTTCGCGGCCGGAGCCGACACCGAGCGCGCGGTCGTCGATCGTGCGGCGCTCGCCGTCGGACGTGCGCTCGCCGCCGCGTCCAGCACCGCCAACCCCCGCCGCATCGTGCTCGGCGGCGAGGTCGCCGAGCTCGGCCCGGTCTTCCTCGGACGCGTCGAAGAAGCCTTCCGCCGGTACACCGCCACCCGCGTCCACCGCAGCGTGGAACTCGTCCCGGCCGCGCTCGGCGAGCGATCCGGAGCGCTCGGCGCGCTCGCCCTCGTCTTCCACGAGTCACCACTGCTCGCGGGGTACGCGACGGCGGAGGCGGTGGCACCCCGGGTGGACACCGCCACCCACGCCTCGTAG
- a CDS encoding helix-turn-helix domain-containing protein: MTETEAALRTLAHNVRTARTRAGLSLDELGRRAKVSKGALVGLEKAQGNPNFATLVRLADTLGVSVSALMEGPTEGRVRVVSSDQVMPLWAGERGGEARLMLTTTGPAPVEVWRWRLEPGEEYPSHPHQAGVIETVSVTSGRMTLVVDGTEHPVAAGQTATFDGDAAHTYRGAGEETCRLIMTVQLPPGQATG, encoded by the coding sequence GTGACCGAGACAGAGGCAGCCCTGCGCACGCTCGCGCACAACGTCAGGACGGCCCGCACCCGCGCGGGCCTCTCCCTGGACGAGCTCGGCCGCCGCGCCAAGGTCAGCAAGGGTGCCCTGGTCGGCCTGGAGAAGGCGCAGGGCAATCCGAACTTCGCCACCCTGGTCCGGCTCGCCGACACCCTCGGTGTCTCGGTGTCGGCCCTGATGGAGGGCCCGACCGAAGGGCGCGTGCGCGTCGTGTCCTCGGACCAGGTCATGCCGCTGTGGGCGGGGGAGCGGGGTGGGGAGGCCCGGCTGATGCTGACGACCACGGGCCCGGCCCCCGTCGAGGTGTGGCGCTGGCGCCTCGAACCGGGCGAGGAGTATCCCAGCCACCCCCACCAGGCCGGCGTCATCGAGACGGTGAGTGTCACCAGCGGCCGTATGACTCTCGTCGTCGACGGCACCGAACACCCCGTGGCGGCCGGCCAGACCGCCACCTTCGACGGGGACGCCGCACACACCTACCGGGGCGCGGGCGAGGAAACCTGCCGGCTGATCATGACGGTGCAGCTGCCGCCGGGGCAGGCAACGGGCTGA
- a CDS encoding sugar porter family MFS transporter → MPAVTRTSVSDAPSADVRSRRTLLLYLCGAFGGLLSGYDMGIVAGAQLFLTRDLGLSAWMQGAFVSSLMIGAIAGCFAAGPATDRWGRRPVMLCTAVVFGAGALGMAVATGPWSLIAFRVITGVAVGLSSSVIPSYLSELAPTAIRGRVSTLNQMMIAVGIFVSYLISYLLSDAGAWRWMLGLALVPAAVLFAGMWTQPETPRWLVAHGREDEARTVLLRLHTEEEADAELADIRAAAHGGHERRGRLRELFADRRVRRGLCIAVAMAVIQQIIGSNTIVFYAPTILKAAGFGDSAALLNSVGLGVLSIVTTFVTGRLVDRVGRKPLLLTGLVLMVVSMSTLCAVFSLGLLHQTLGQVAAVASLAVFKVAYSLSWAPLLWVMLPELFPLRVRSVGVSVGSGTNWAANFAVSLVFPVLLTAGAGIAFALFAGICVLAFAFTAVFVRETAGRSLETLERAAA, encoded by the coding sequence ATGCCTGCCGTCACCAGGACCTCGGTGTCCGACGCACCGAGCGCGGACGTCCGTTCACGCCGCACGCTTCTGCTCTATCTCTGCGGCGCCTTCGGCGGTCTGCTGTCCGGGTACGACATGGGGATCGTGGCGGGCGCCCAGCTGTTCCTCACCCGCGACCTGGGCCTGAGCGCCTGGATGCAGGGCGCGTTCGTCAGCTCGCTGATGATCGGCGCCATCGCCGGCTGCTTCGCGGCGGGGCCCGCCACCGACCGCTGGGGGCGCCGCCCGGTCATGCTCTGCACGGCCGTCGTCTTCGGCGCGGGTGCGCTCGGCATGGCGGTGGCCACGGGGCCCTGGTCACTCATCGCGTTCCGGGTCATCACGGGTGTGGCCGTCGGCCTGTCCTCGTCCGTGATCCCCAGCTATCTCTCCGAGCTGGCCCCGACCGCCATCCGCGGCCGGGTGTCGACGCTCAACCAGATGATGATCGCGGTCGGCATCTTCGTGTCGTACCTCATCTCCTACCTGCTGTCCGACGCGGGCGCCTGGCGCTGGATGCTCGGGCTCGCGCTCGTCCCCGCCGCCGTGCTGTTCGCGGGGATGTGGACGCAGCCGGAGACCCCGCGCTGGCTCGTCGCGCACGGCCGCGAGGACGAGGCCCGCACGGTACTGCTGCGCCTGCACACCGAGGAGGAGGCCGACGCCGAGCTCGCGGACATCCGCGCCGCCGCGCACGGCGGGCACGAACGCCGGGGCCGCCTGCGGGAGTTGTTCGCCGACCGCCGGGTGCGGCGCGGTCTGTGCATCGCCGTCGCGATGGCGGTGATCCAGCAGATCATCGGCTCCAACACGATCGTCTTCTACGCGCCGACGATCCTGAAGGCGGCCGGTTTCGGGGACTCCGCGGCGCTGCTCAACAGCGTCGGGCTCGGCGTCCTCTCGATCGTCACGACATTCGTGACCGGACGCCTGGTGGACCGGGTCGGCCGCAAGCCGTTGCTGCTCACCGGGCTCGTCCTGATGGTCGTCAGCATGAGCACGCTGTGCGCGGTGTTCTCGCTCGGTCTGCTGCACCAGACGCTCGGCCAGGTCGCGGCCGTCGCGAGCCTCGCCGTCTTCAAGGTGGCGTACTCGTTGAGCTGGGCGCCGCTGCTGTGGGTGATGCTGCCGGAGCTGTTCCCGCTGCGGGTGCGCAGCGTCGGCGTGAGTGTCGGCTCGGGCACGAACTGGGCCGCCAACTTCGCCGTCTCGCTGGTCTTCCCGGTGCTGCTGACGGCCGGGGCGGGCATCGCCTTCGCGCTCTTCGCGGGGATCTGCGTCCTCGCGTTCGCGTTCACGGCGGTGTTCGTCCGGGAGACGGCGGGCCGGTCCCTGGAGACGCTGGAGCGCGCGGCGGCCTGA
- a CDS encoding DMT family transporter, with protein sequence MIALLLALGSSLAYGCADFLGGLGARKAHVLRTVMVAAPASLAVELLLWPFLGASFSSATVGWGVASGVASAAAFAMLYKTLAIGPMNVLSPVTALVSAALPVTVGLLQGEHLAAAGLVGLPLALVAVVLVSAGSGAGSSRPSRTALLLAFGAGATIALQLVCLHQAPSDSGVAPLIVGRAVSSAVTLGAAAVLHRRLGAEKPAYGISAAAGVLDSIANLLFLLAARSGDLTVVAVITALYPAGTVLLARGVLAERIHRGQLVGLGTAAVAVSLLALT encoded by the coding sequence GTGATCGCTCTGCTGCTGGCCCTGGGCAGCTCTCTCGCCTATGGATGCGCCGACTTCCTCGGTGGTCTCGGCGCCCGGAAGGCCCATGTGCTGCGCACCGTGATGGTCGCGGCGCCCGCCAGCCTCGCGGTCGAGCTGCTGCTGTGGCCGTTCCTCGGCGCCTCGTTCAGTTCCGCCACCGTGGGGTGGGGCGTGGCCTCCGGTGTCGCGTCGGCCGCCGCGTTCGCGATGCTCTACAAGACCCTCGCCATCGGGCCCATGAACGTGCTGTCCCCTGTGACGGCACTGGTGTCCGCCGCGTTGCCGGTCACCGTGGGTCTGCTGCAGGGCGAGCACCTCGCCGCGGCGGGGCTCGTCGGGCTGCCGCTCGCGCTCGTCGCCGTGGTCCTGGTCAGTGCCGGGAGCGGCGCGGGCTCGTCCCGTCCCTCGCGCACGGCGCTGCTGCTCGCCTTCGGTGCGGGCGCGACCATCGCGCTGCAGCTGGTCTGTCTGCACCAGGCGCCGTCGGACAGTGGCGTGGCGCCGCTGATCGTCGGCAGGGCGGTGTCGTCGGCCGTCACGCTCGGCGCGGCCGCGGTGCTGCACCGACGGCTCGGCGCGGAGAAGCCCGCGTACGGAATCTCGGCGGCCGCGGGTGTGCTCGACTCGATAGCCAACCTGCTGTTCCTGCTGGCCGCGCGCAGCGGGGACCTCACGGTCGTCGCCGTGATCACCGCCCTCTACCCGGCCGGTACGGTGCTGCTCGCGCGCGGTGTGCTGGCTGAGCGGATCCACCGGGGGCAGCTGGTCGGCCTGGGCACGGCCGCCGTCGCCGTCAGCCTCCTCGCCCTCACCTGA
- a CDS encoding sulfatase-like hydrolase/transferase gives MLFLMTDQHRVDTLGAYGNPHVRTPNLDRIAAEGTRFDSCYTPTAICTPARASLLTGAAPFRHKLLANYERNVGYLEDLADGQFTFAEQLKGDGYNLGLMGKWHGGVKRTAADYGFEGPNLEGWHNPVDHPDYLDYLKERGLPEYAISDRMRGTTPNGSPGNLLAARLHQPVEATFEYYLATRTIEMLERFAQDENGGEGNPFFLATHFFGPHLPYILPNEYFDMYDPELVELPASMAETFANKPPVQSNYSQLWAFDTMPLEDSRKLISAYWGYVTLIDEQIGRIMQAVRDLGLDERTAVCFTADHGEFTGAHRLHDKGPAMYEDIYRIPGLLRVPGGESGQVRDEFVSLTDYTATILELAGADASPAVDSRSLLPLAHGEHPEWDEHHLAEYHGHHFPYPQRMLRTRRYKLVVNPESHNELYDLEADPDELQNRYGHPELREVRTQLMHRLYHLLRDRGDNFYHWMTPMYDVPTDYDTTLSAFESEGVA, from the coding sequence ATGCTCTTCCTGATGACCGACCAGCACCGGGTCGACACCCTCGGTGCCTACGGCAACCCGCACGTGCGCACCCCGAACCTCGACCGGATCGCCGCCGAGGGCACCCGTTTCGACAGCTGCTACACACCCACCGCGATCTGCACCCCGGCCCGCGCCAGCCTGCTCACCGGTGCCGCCCCCTTCCGGCACAAGCTGCTCGCCAACTACGAGCGAAACGTCGGGTACTTGGAGGACCTCGCCGACGGCCAGTTCACCTTCGCCGAGCAGCTCAAGGGCGACGGCTACAACCTGGGCCTGATGGGCAAGTGGCACGGCGGCGTCAAGCGCACCGCCGCCGACTACGGCTTCGAGGGCCCGAACCTCGAGGGCTGGCACAACCCCGTCGACCACCCCGACTACCTCGACTACCTCAAGGAGCGGGGCCTGCCCGAGTACGCGATCAGCGACCGGATGCGCGGCACCACCCCCAACGGCAGCCCCGGCAACCTCCTCGCCGCCCGCCTCCACCAACCAGTCGAAGCCACCTTCGAGTACTACCTCGCCACCCGCACCATCGAGATGCTCGAACGGTTCGCGCAGGACGAGAACGGCGGCGAGGGCAACCCGTTCTTCCTCGCCACCCACTTCTTCGGCCCCCACCTGCCGTACATCCTGCCGAACGAGTACTTCGACATGTACGACCCGGAACTCGTCGAACTGCCCGCCTCCATGGCCGAGACGTTCGCGAACAAGCCGCCGGTGCAGAGCAACTACAGCCAGCTGTGGGCCTTCGACACCATGCCGCTGGAGGACAGCCGCAAGCTCATATCCGCCTACTGGGGCTACGTGACACTCATCGACGAGCAGATCGGCCGCATCATGCAGGCCGTGCGCGACCTCGGCCTCGACGAGCGCACCGCCGTCTGCTTCACCGCCGACCACGGCGAGTTCACCGGCGCCCACCGGCTGCACGACAAGGGCCCCGCCATGTACGAGGACATCTACCGGATCCCCGGACTGCTCCGCGTCCCCGGCGGCGAGTCGGGCCAGGTCCGTGACGAGTTCGTCTCCCTGACCGACTACACGGCGACGATTTTGGAGCTCGCGGGCGCCGATGCCTCGCCCGCCGTCGACAGCCGCAGCCTGCTGCCTCTGGCTCACGGCGAGCACCCCGAGTGGGACGAACACCACCTCGCCGAGTACCACGGCCACCACTTCCCGTACCCTCAGCGCATGCTGCGCACCCGCCGCTACAAGCTCGTCGTGAACCCCGAGTCCCACAACGAGCTGTACGACCTCGAAGCCGACCCTGACGAGCTGCAGAACCGCTACGGGCACCCCGAACTGCGCGAGGTGCGCACGCAGTTGATGCACCGCCTGTACCACCTGCTGCGCGACCGCGGCGACAACTTCTACCACTGGATGACACCGATGTACGACGTGCCGACCGACTACGACACGACGCTGTCCGCGTTCGAGTCGGAGGGTGTGGCGTAA
- a CDS encoding damage-control phosphatase ARMT1 family protein — MPDTPTAPVIHGNVPGSFARGVLVERHPALIEKVRAAFPYGPEQHRALDALLRNTADGVIEPLGDGAPDRERWDAWGSEWFGASWFDAPFLWAESYFYRQLLGAVGYFAQGPWQGVDPFRPFKQAELDTPETDAELGAVDRLAEVSVAERERGLLLGALWGNRADLGFRVTADGDEPGADTQLVADDSDAFWAALPQGGGATVSLVADNAGRELLADLLLVDHLLHSGRAARVIVQVKPYPYYVSDAMTADVVDCVRRLTRAGGAAAEAGGRIWEAMGDGRLVVRAHPFSCAPLPYADMPDDLRAEFAATTLTVLKGDLNYRRLVGDRLWEPTASFAERVAYWPTPVVALRTLKCDVIVGLEASVRGALDAAEPHQKWRVSGAHALVQARM; from the coding sequence ATGCCCGACACCCCGACCGCTCCCGTCATCCACGGCAACGTCCCCGGCTCCTTCGCCCGGGGCGTCCTCGTCGAGCGGCACCCCGCGCTCATCGAGAAGGTGCGTGCCGCGTTCCCGTACGGACCCGAGCAGCACCGTGCCCTCGACGCCCTCCTGCGGAACACGGCGGACGGTGTGATCGAGCCGCTGGGTGACGGGGCGCCCGACCGGGAGCGCTGGGACGCGTGGGGGAGCGAATGGTTCGGGGCGTCGTGGTTCGACGCGCCGTTCCTGTGGGCGGAGAGCTATTTTTACCGTCAACTCCTCGGCGCCGTCGGATACTTCGCGCAAGGGCCCTGGCAGGGCGTCGATCCGTTCCGGCCGTTCAAGCAGGCCGAGCTCGACACCCCCGAGACCGACGCCGAACTGGGCGCGGTCGACCGTCTGGCCGAGGTGTCCGTGGCGGAGCGGGAGCGCGGACTGCTGCTTGGGGCACTCTGGGGAAACCGCGCCGACCTCGGCTTCCGCGTCACCGCCGACGGCGACGAACCGGGCGCGGACACGCAACTCGTCGCCGACGACTCCGACGCGTTCTGGGCCGCACTGCCGCAGGGCGGTGGCGCCACGGTGAGCCTGGTGGCGGACAATGCCGGGCGCGAACTCCTCGCCGACCTGCTGCTCGTCGACCACCTGCTGCACAGCGGGCGCGCCGCACGCGTGATCGTGCAGGTCAAGCCGTACCCGTACTACGTGTCCGACGCGATGACCGCCGACGTCGTCGACTGCGTGCGGCGGCTTACCCGGGCGGGCGGCGCGGCGGCCGAGGCCGGCGGGCGGATCTGGGAGGCGATGGGGGACGGGCGGCTCGTGGTCCGCGCCCACCCCTTCTCCTGCGCGCCGCTGCCGTACGCCGACATGCCCGACGACCTGCGCGCCGAGTTCGCGGCGACGACGCTCACCGTGCTCAAGGGAGACCTCAACTACCGGCGCCTGGTGGGGGACCGACTGTGGGAGCCCACGGCGTCGTTCGCCGAACGCGTCGCGTACTGGCCCACCCCCGTCGTCGCGCTCCGCACGCTCAAGTGCGACGTGATCGTCGGCCTGGAGGCGTCCGTCCGGGGCGCACTGGACGCCGCCGAACCGCACCAGAAGTGGCGGGTCAGCGGCGCCCACGCGCTCGTACAGGCGCGCATGTGA
- a CDS encoding B3/B4 domain-containing protein, which yields MPAFHLTPAVADAFPDTLIAVVTATGLRGREPWPETVTALGDLERELADGSWQPADESDPRIEAWHTAYRSFGTNPRRIRPSVDALGRRMAKKGALPRINPAVDTYNAVSVRHGLPAGAFDLDHVTGDVVEIRYADGTEEFTPLGEPDTVENPKPGEIIYADSTGVLTRHWNHRDAHRTCVTEDSTRVAFLMETVRADRDGHLLKGASEELRDLLAAHAEQVTVEYVAGAQAE from the coding sequence ATGCCCGCCTTCCACCTCACCCCCGCCGTCGCCGACGCCTTCCCCGACACCCTGATCGCCGTCGTCACGGCCACCGGTCTGCGCGGGCGCGAGCCCTGGCCGGAGACCGTCACCGCGCTCGGCGACCTGGAGCGCGAGCTCGCCGACGGCTCCTGGCAGCCCGCCGACGAGTCCGACCCCCGCATCGAGGCGTGGCACACCGCGTACCGCTCCTTCGGCACCAACCCGCGCCGCATCCGGCCCAGCGTCGACGCGCTCGGCCGCCGCATGGCGAAGAAGGGCGCGCTGCCGCGCATCAACCCGGCGGTCGACACCTACAACGCCGTCTCCGTACGGCACGGCCTGCCCGCCGGAGCCTTCGACCTGGACCACGTCACCGGTGACGTGGTGGAGATCCGCTACGCGGACGGAACCGAGGAGTTCACTCCGCTCGGCGAACCCGACACCGTCGAGAACCCCAAGCCCGGCGAGATCATCTACGCCGACTCCACCGGCGTACTGACCCGGCACTGGAACCACCGCGACGCGCACCGCACCTGTGTCACCGAGGACTCGACCCGCGTCGCGTTCCTCATGGAGACCGTCCGGGCGGACCGGGACGGACATCTGCTGAAGGGCGCGTCAGAGGAACTGCGTGACCTGCTCGCCGCGCACGCCGAGCAGGTCACGGTGGAGTACGTCGCCGGGGCTCAGGCCGAGTAG
- a CDS encoding LysR family transcriptional regulator: MDARQLQYFLAIVEHGGFSKAAAALHVAQPSLSQAMANLEADLGVSLFHRMGRGVVLSEAGAELLEPSRRVLRDLAAVRERAAALTGLGSGTVEVATMPSPGIEPMATLIHRFAQLHPDVTISTRAAFTPEETVELVRSGACELGLLGADKPVTAPGIDMLPVEEQPFVVVGAADGPFVDGAVLHPQDLAGHKLIASRTGSLMRSIVDDITARGGDTEIVAVVDHRTSILPLVLTGVGVAVLPAAWTRLARRCGLAVASLVPTAHLHVAMISLPAHLTPGARAFLELTRSLAERRARTPST; this comes from the coding sequence ATGGACGCGCGGCAACTGCAGTACTTTCTCGCCATCGTGGAGCACGGCGGCTTCAGCAAGGCCGCCGCCGCGCTCCACGTGGCGCAGCCGTCGTTGTCGCAGGCGATGGCCAACCTGGAGGCTGACCTCGGCGTCTCGCTCTTCCACCGGATGGGCCGCGGCGTCGTCCTGAGCGAGGCTGGCGCCGAACTCCTGGAGCCGAGCCGCCGCGTCCTGCGCGACCTCGCCGCCGTACGCGAACGGGCCGCCGCCCTGACCGGACTCGGCAGCGGCACCGTGGAAGTGGCCACCATGCCCTCACCCGGCATCGAGCCCATGGCCACGCTGATCCACCGGTTCGCCCAACTGCACCCGGACGTCACGATCAGCACCCGCGCCGCCTTCACCCCCGAGGAGACCGTCGAACTGGTCCGCAGCGGCGCCTGCGAACTGGGGCTGCTCGGCGCCGACAAGCCGGTGACCGCGCCCGGCATCGACATGCTGCCGGTGGAGGAGCAGCCGTTCGTCGTCGTGGGCGCGGCCGACGGACCCTTCGTCGACGGCGCCGTGCTGCACCCCCAGGACCTGGCCGGGCACAAGCTGATCGCTTCCCGGACCGGCAGCCTGATGCGCAGCATCGTCGACGACATCACCGCCCGCGGCGGGGACACCGAGATCGTCGCCGTCGTCGACCACCGCACGTCCATACTCCCGCTGGTGCTCACCGGCGTGGGTGTCGCCGTGCTGCCCGCGGCCTGGACCCGGCTCGCCCGCCGCTGCGGCCTCGCGGTCGCCTCACTCGTACCGACCGCGCATCTGCACGTCGCGATGATCAGCCTGCCCGCGCACCTGACACCCGGGGCGCGCGCCTTCCTGGAGCTGACCCGCTCGCTGGCGGAACGCCGCGCGCGGACCCCGTCGACGTAA
- the dctA gene encoding C4-dicarboxylate transporter DctA, translated as MTHAPDAAAGATPEVKAKPWYRQLYVQVLVAIVVGIVLGWRWPDLGTAMEPVGTTFVTAMKMLIGPIVFLTIIGGIAGVADLKKVGRTGVKALVYFQVGTIVALGFGLLAINLFPLGDGVHADVGGLHTSGEASQYVEQGEAQHWWEFLTHLVPDSFFGAFVEGDILQVIFLAVIFGIALKMVGPVGEPIIASVNRLTEVVFKVLSFVMKAAPVGAFGAMAFAIGKFGLSTLASLGSLILLFYVTSIVFVVVVLGAVLSLYVKLNLFQLLRHFKEELLLVLGTSTAEPALPGLMRKLQFMGVDRSTVGLVVPTGYSFNLDGAAIYLSLATLYIAQATDTTLSLGQQLGLLAVMLLTSKGAAGVAGGGFIALTATLSTVGHVPVAGIMLIFGIDKFMSECRALVNFCGNAVATLVVARWEDALDLERARRVLTGEEVEALPAAPAAIATVPPQKAVPAPVPPA; from the coding sequence ATGACGCACGCCCCGGACGCCGCCGCAGGCGCCACCCCCGAGGTGAAGGCCAAACCGTGGTACCGGCAGCTGTATGTGCAGGTGTTGGTGGCGATCGTCGTCGGCATCGTGCTCGGCTGGCGGTGGCCCGACCTGGGCACGGCGATGGAACCGGTCGGCACCACCTTCGTCACGGCGATGAAGATGCTGATCGGCCCGATCGTCTTCCTGACCATCATCGGCGGCATCGCGGGCGTGGCCGACCTCAAGAAGGTGGGTCGCACGGGCGTCAAGGCGCTTGTCTACTTCCAGGTCGGCACGATTGTGGCGCTCGGCTTCGGGCTCCTCGCCATCAACCTGTTCCCCCTCGGCGACGGCGTGCACGCGGACGTCGGCGGCCTGCACACCTCGGGCGAGGCGAGCCAGTACGTCGAGCAGGGCGAGGCCCAGCACTGGTGGGAGTTCCTCACCCACCTCGTCCCGGACAGCTTCTTCGGCGCGTTCGTCGAAGGTGACATCCTCCAGGTCATCTTCCTCGCCGTGATCTTCGGGATCGCCCTGAAGATGGTCGGCCCGGTCGGCGAACCGATCATCGCGTCCGTCAACCGCCTCACCGAGGTGGTCTTCAAGGTCCTGTCGTTCGTGATGAAGGCGGCCCCGGTGGGCGCCTTCGGTGCGATGGCCTTCGCGATCGGCAAGTTCGGCCTGTCCACACTGGCCAGCCTCGGCTCGCTGATCCTGCTGTTCTACGTCACGTCCATCGTGTTCGTCGTCGTGGTCCTCGGCGCCGTCCTGTCCCTGTACGTGAAGCTGAACCTCTTCCAACTCCTGCGCCACTTCAAGGAAGAGCTGCTGCTCGTCCTCGGCACCTCGACGGCCGAGCCCGCGCTGCCGGGGCTGATGCGCAAGCTGCAGTTCATGGGCGTCGACCGGTCGACGGTCGGCCTGGTGGTGCCGACCGGCTACAGCTTCAACCTCGACGGCGCCGCGATCTATCTGTCCCTCGCCACGCTGTACATCGCCCAGGCCACCGACACCACGCTCTCCCTCGGCCAGCAACTCGGCCTGCTGGCCGTCATGTTGCTGACCTCGAAGGGTGCGGCCGGGGTCGCGGGCGGCGGATTCATCGCACTGACCGCGACGTTGTCGACCGTGGGACATGTGCCCGTCGCGGGCATCATGCTGATCTTCGGCATCGACAAGTTCATGTCCGAGTGCCGGGCCCTGGTCAACTTCTGCGGAAACGCCGTGGCCACCCTCGTCGTCGCCCGTTGGGAGGACGCGCTGGACCTGGAGCGGGCGCGGCGGGTCCTGACGGGCGAGGAGGTCGAGGCGCTGCCCGCGGCGCCGGCCGCGATCGCGACGGTGCCCCCGCAGAAGGCCGTCCCGGCGCCCGTCCCACCGGCCTGA
- a CDS encoding formylglycine-generating enzyme family protein: MSGCTPDPAPSCCAPSREGGPEVTGTGPVTLTLTPRDEPAYDTRVDLPGGTFRMGSEDSDANPGDAEGPVREVHVKAFAIDAYAVTTARFAAFVEATGHRTEAERFGWSYVFAKFLPGHLRKISPRPDATPWWCGVEGATWRTPEGPGSDLEGLWDHPVTHVGWSDAAAYAKWAGGRLPTEAEWEYAARGGLDQARYAWGDELTPGGEHMCNIWQGTFPTKNTEEDGYAGTAPVHAFQPNGYGLHNVAGNVWEWNADLWEQGGDPNTRVMRGGSYLCHHSYCNRYRVAARTSNTADSTSGNTGFRVAYSA, encoded by the coding sequence ATGAGCGGCTGCACTCCCGACCCGGCCCCCTCCTGCTGCGCGCCCTCCCGCGAGGGCGGCCCGGAGGTCACCGGCACGGGACCGGTCACCCTCACGCTCACGCCCCGCGACGAACCGGCCTACGACACCCGCGTCGACCTGCCCGGCGGCACCTTCCGCATGGGCAGCGAGGACTCCGACGCGAACCCCGGGGATGCGGAAGGCCCGGTGCGCGAGGTACATGTGAAGGCCTTCGCGATCGACGCGTACGCCGTCACCACCGCCCGATTCGCCGCGTTCGTCGAGGCGACCGGGCACCGCACCGAGGCCGAACGCTTCGGCTGGAGCTACGTGTTCGCGAAGTTCCTGCCCGGCCACCTGCGCAAGATCTCGCCGCGCCCCGACGCCACCCCGTGGTGGTGCGGGGTGGAGGGCGCGACCTGGCGCACCCCGGAAGGCCCCGGCAGCGACCTCGAAGGCCTCTGGGACCACCCCGTCACCCACGTCGGCTGGTCCGACGCCGCCGCCTACGCGAAGTGGGCGGGTGGCCGGCTGCCCACCGAGGCCGAGTGGGAGTACGCGGCGCGCGGCGGCCTCGACCAGGCCCGCTATGCCTGGGGCGACGAGCTGACCCCGGGCGGCGAGCACATGTGCAACATCTGGCAGGGCACCTTCCCCACCAAGAACACGGAGGAGGACGGCTACGCGGGCACGGCCCCCGTCCACGCCTTCCAGCCCAACGGCTACGGCCTCCACAACGTCGCCGGCAACGTGTGGGAGTGGAACGCCGACCTGTGGGAGCAGGGCGGAGACCCGAACACCCGCGTCATGCGCGGCGGCTCGTACCTCTGCCACCACTCGTACTGCAACCGCTACCGCGTGGCCGCCCGCACCTCCAACACGGCGGACAGCACATCGGGCAACACCGGTTTCCGGGTGGCCTACTCGGCCTGA